One genomic region from Candidatus Omnitrophota bacterium encodes:
- a CDS encoding ABC transporter ATP-binding protein, which translates to MIFLQVKDIDSGYNDKAVIHSMSFNLDRGEFVGIIGPNGSGKTTLLRTISHIIKPFKGTVLLESQNIHRLSKNVLARRIALAGQNILSVFSFTVEEIVLMGRNPYIGFFGHEKKGDLQKVRLVLEQTGLTRVRNKPVHCLSAGEGQRVLIARALAQEAKLLLLDEPTAHLDIGYQTDILDLIKSLQQESGISVICVLHDLNLASQYCDKLLLIDEGRAAGFDIPERVLKRGVLESVFHAACLVNNTILPGRPLIVPFSRRAR; encoded by the coding sequence ATGATTTTTTTACAGGTTAAAGACATAGACAGCGGTTATAACGATAAGGCGGTTATACATAGCATGTCCTTTAACCTGGATAGGGGAGAGTTTGTCGGTATTATAGGGCCTAACGGTTCAGGCAAGACAACGCTTTTAAGGACCATTTCTCATATAATAAAACCGTTTAAGGGAACGGTTTTATTAGAGTCGCAGAATATACACCGGCTAAGCAAAAATGTCCTGGCAAGGCGTATAGCCTTAGCAGGCCAGAACATATTAAGCGTATTTTCTTTTACCGTTGAAGAGATAGTGCTCATGGGCAGAAACCCTTATATCGGTTTCTTCGGGCACGAAAAAAAAGGAGATCTTCAAAAGGTCAGGCTTGTTCTGGAGCAGACAGGTTTGACGCGTGTAAGAAATAAACCCGTTCATTGTTTAAGCGCCGGGGAAGGCCAGCGCGTGTTAATAGCCCGCGCCCTTGCTCAAGAAGCCAAACTGCTTTTGCTTGATGAACCGACCGCGCACCTTGATATTGGTTATCAGACCGATATTCTTGACTTGATCAAGTCTCTTCAGCAGGAGTCCGGGATTAGCGTAATATGCGTTTTGCACGACCTTAATCTCGCCTCCCAATATTGCGATAAGCTTCTTCTTATAGACGAAGGCAGGGCCGCCGGTTTTGATATTCCCGAACGTGTCCTAAAGCGCGGTGTCCTTGAAAGTGTTTTTCACGCGGCGTGCCTGGTTAATAACACGATATTACCGGGAAGGCCTCTAATTGTTCCTTTCTCGCGACGGGCGCGATAG
- a CDS encoding iron ABC transporter permease codes for MSVDYAKTLSLFALALIAAVFLSLALGSVPVPLTSLFKPEMRGLLALRAGRVLLTVSAGASLAVVGAILQGLLKNPLADPYVLGISSGSGLGAVIAIMLGFNISVLGDISIPLSAFIFGLCSIVFVYFLSKKGSRVGAEDLLLSGVIVTSMLSGVIMYIVSATEREGLHSALWWLLGNTQVYDLRLLSVVSAVSLSGMIVSIMMARHLNIMSIGEEEAITMGLDVEKIKALFFIVSSIMTAVVVSVCGMIGFVGLIVPHIVRKITGPDHRKLIPASALCGSVYLVLCDIAARRLAYPMELPIGIITAICGGPFFILLLKRSKVPD; via the coding sequence ATGAGTGTTGATTACGCGAAAACATTGTCTTTATTTGCTTTGGCGCTGATTGCCGCGGTCTTTTTATCGCTGGCCTTAGGCAGTGTTCCGGTCCCATTGACAAGCTTGTTTAAACCGGAGATGAGAGGATTATTGGCGTTAAGGGCCGGCAGGGTTTTGCTTACGGTATCGGCAGGCGCTTCATTGGCTGTCGTCGGCGCGATATTGCAGGGGCTTTTGAAGAACCCCCTGGCCGATCCTTATGTGCTGGGCATATCAAGCGGTTCAGGCCTCGGCGCCGTTATTGCCATTATGCTGGGGTTTAATATTTCGGTATTAGGAGATATTTCAATTCCTTTATCGGCTTTTATTTTCGGGCTTTGTTCCATTGTGTTTGTGTATTTTTTATCAAAAAAAGGTTCCAGGGTAGGGGCTGAAGATCTTTTGTTGTCCGGGGTTATTGTAACGTCAATGCTGTCAGGGGTAATCATGTATATAGTCTCTGCCACTGAACGCGAAGGATTGCACAGCGCTTTATGGTGGCTCCTTGGCAATACCCAGGTCTATGACCTGCGCCTGTTATCCGTTGTATCCGCGGTATCCCTGTCAGGCATGATAGTAAGCATTATGATGGCAAGGCATCTTAATATTATGAGTATCGGAGAAGAAGAGGCAATAACAATGGGGCTTGATGTGGAAAAAATTAAAGCGCTTTTTTTTATAGTTTCATCCATTATGACGGCCGTCGTCGTATCCGTGTGCGGGATGATAGGTTTTGTCGGATTGATAGTTCCCCATATTGTAAGGAAGATAACAGGCCCTGACCACAGAAAGCTTATACCTGCCAGCGCTTTATGCGGCAGTGTATATCTTGTGTTGTGCGATATCGCGGCAAGAAGACTGGCGTATCCAATGGAATTGCCTATTGGGATAATAACGGCCATATGCGGCGGCCCCTTTTTTATATTACTTCTTAAACGCTCAAAAGTCCCCGATTAA
- a CDS encoding NYN domain-containing protein: MYSCLVLIDGYNLVNKIPDLIRAGRKSIDHARDMLLSMAESYCDYHHAECVIVYDGNHAGRSMEGKNPVVMFSSSGETADTVIESIIYKLGDKQKATVVTDDRQIKNLVTGMGAFTMSVACFNDEAKNCADAIRRRINEKGCF, translated from the coding sequence ATGTATTCGTGCCTCGTATTAATTGATGGATATAATCTTGTCAATAAGATACCGGACCTGATAAGGGCCGGGCGAAAAAGCATTGATCATGCCCGTGACATGCTTTTATCCATGGCCGAGTCGTATTGCGATTATCATCATGCTGAATGCGTTATTGTCTATGATGGAAATCACGCCGGAAGAAGCATGGAGGGCAAAAACCCCGTTGTTATGTTTTCCTCATCCGGAGAAACGGCAGATACGGTTATTGAGTCTATCATATATAAGCTTGGCGATAAACAAAAAGCCACTGTTGTTACCGATGACAGGCAAATAAAAAATCTTGTAACGGGTATGGGCGCTTTTACCATGAGCGTGGCATGTTTTAATGATGAGGCAAAAAATTGCGCGGATGCCATTCGCAGGCGGATTAATGAAAAGGGTTGTTTCTAA
- a CDS encoding cobalamin-binding protein: MKRVVSNASGKGRMPAVRHIVFFCFLTASLACLFSPHCFARERPVRQRIISLTPATTEILFALGLDHEIVAVSSFCTWPPRAAEKEKAGSFSSPNIEKIISLKPDLVLVTGMEQARLALILHGLGIDYVSVDPKSIDELTDSIALIGSLTGRMPEAAAINAGIKKAIDQIRVSIGARSHDARPRIYMEIWYDPVMCPGLGSFVDDMIRHAGGINITSGLKRSYSRIDPEQIILKNPDKIVLAYMKPDSWIKNNVSNRLGWQDMRAVRYGRIYADIDPDIILRPGPRVTQGLKKLYEIFYEC, encoded by the coding sequence ATGAAAAGGGTTGTTTCTAACGCGTCGGGCAAAGGCCGTATGCCTGCCGTCAGGCATATCGTATTTTTTTGTTTTTTAACGGCAAGCCTGGCGTGCTTGTTTTCCCCGCATTGCTTTGCCCGTGAAAGGCCAGTGCGGCAAAGGATAATATCGCTTACTCCGGCGACAACAGAGATACTTTTTGCCCTTGGCCTTGACCATGAGATTGTTGCTGTTTCAAGCTTTTGTACCTGGCCGCCAAGAGCGGCGGAAAAAGAAAAAGCCGGTTCCTTCAGCAGTCCCAATATTGAAAAAATAATATCTCTTAAACCCGACCTTGTCCTGGTAACAGGCATGGAACAGGCGCGGCTTGCTTTAATACTTCACGGCCTCGGTATTGATTATGTCAGCGTGGACCCGAAGAGCATAGATGAACTTACAGACAGCATTGCTCTCATAGGTTCGCTTACAGGGCGTATGCCTGAAGCCGCGGCAATAAATGCCGGCATAAAGAAAGCCATTGATCAGATACGGGTTTCCATTGGCGCAAGAAGCCACGATGCCAGGCCAAGGATATATATGGAGATATGGTATGACCCTGTGATGTGCCCTGGTTTGGGATCTTTTGTGGATGATATGATAAGGCATGCGGGCGGAATAAACATCACATCAGGGCTTAAGCGTTCATATTCAAGGATAGACCCCGAGCAGATTATATTGAAAAACCCCGATAAGATAGTCCTTGCTTATATGAAACCGGATTCCTGGATAAAAAATAATGTTTCTAACAGGCTGGGCTGGCAGGATATGCGGGCTGTCAGATACGGCAGAATATATGCTGATATAGACCCTGATATTATATTAAGGCCCGGGCCCAGGGTCACGCAAGGTCTGAAAAAATTATATGAGATTTTCTATGAGTGTTGA